The genomic DNA CAATGGCGTCGCCGATGGCGGTGTTCTTGCCGGCGATGCCAATCTGCGCTTCGTCGAGGAAGGTGCGTACGGTACGCCGGTCGAAGGTCAGTGGTGCCTGCAGGTATGCCTGGCTGCCGAACAGGATCAGGCCGACGCGATCGCCCTCGCGGTCTTGCAGAAAGTCGCCCAGCAGCGCCTTGACCAAGTCGAGGCGGCTGACCTCTTCATCCTTCCACTGCATGTCGGGAAAGTCCATGGAACCGGACACATCCACTGCAACCAGCAGGTCACGGCCACTGGCGGCCACCGGTACCGGATCGCCCAGCCATTGCGGGCGGGCGGCGGCGAGCAGCAGCAACAGCCAGATCAGCGCGAACGGTGCCTGCTGGCGCAAGGTCGGCAGGTTCAGCCGTGCCCGACGCCCGGCGAGGCCTTCGAGTTCGTGGAGAAAGCCTACCTTGAGCACCGGCTCGCCGCTGTCGGCGGCAGGCAGCAATAGGCGGGCCAGCCACGGCAGCGGCAGCAGCAGGAAAATCCACGGCCAGGCCAGTTCAAACATGTTTGCGGATCCAGGTTTCGACAGCCTGACTGAGCCCGGCGATGGCCTTGTCGTCAAGCTTGCATTCAGGCTTGTACGCGCCTTCGACCAGCACCATCCAGCGGGTCAGGCCGGCGGCGGGGCAGCGGTTGTCGAGGAAAGCCAGCCACTGGCGGCCATTGAGGGTATGGCTGTTGGCCCCAGGGTAGTGGTTGCGGCACAGGCGCTTGAGCAAGGCGTTGATCTGTTGCAGCCAGGCCCCGGCCGGCGCGCCGTCGTATGGGCGCGGCAGCAGGGCCAGCTCGGCCAGGGCTTCCAGGCGTACCGGGTCGAGCGGTTGCTCGGCGCGCACTACCCGACGCTTGCCTGGGCGCCAGCGGCGCAGCCGCCACAGGCCCCAGCCAAGCAGGGGGAGGACGACAAGCAGCAGCCACCAGCCAGGTGCCGGTGGCCACAGGCCGATCGCTGAAGGGGGGATCAGCGGTTGCAATTGGTCCAGAGGGTTCATTGGGCGCTGCTCTTCATGAACCGCTCCGTGGGCGCTGCGCATTGAGGTATTCGCGCAACTGCTCGATCATTTCGCTCTGGGTACTCAAGGGCATCAGCAGCACGCGCAGCTTCTGGGCCATCAGCTCCCAACGTTCTATACGTGCTTCGGCCTGCTGACGGTAAGCCTGGCGCAGGTTGGTGTCCAGGGTGTCGAGCTCCAGGTGCGCGCCGCGCTGGGAGAAACGCAGCAGGCCTGCTGCAGGCAAGGCATGGTCGAGCGGGTCGGAAACCGGCATCAGCAGCAGGTCGCAATGGCGCGAGAGCATCGCCAGGTGCTGTTCAGCCTGGGCGCTGAGTGAGCGCTCGTCGCAAATGACGATGGCCAGGCTGCCCGGGCGCAGTACTTCACGCGCGCGGCGTAGGGCCAGGCCCAGGCTGTCAGCGTGGGGCGTGGCTTCGGTGTGCAGCGCCTGGTTGACCTTGGCCAGGCGGTTGAGCAGCTGCAGCAGGCTCTGCTTGCTGCGCCGCGGCTTGATTTCGTGGTGCTCATCATCGCCGAACACCAGCCCGCCGATGCGGTCGTTGTGGCCTAGCGCAGCCCAGCCGAACAGCGCCGCAGCCTGGGCCGCGAGCACTGACTTGAACATCAGCCCCGAGCCGAAGAACAGGCGTTGGCTTTGCTCGACGAGGATGAAGATCGGCCGCTCGCGTTCTTCATGGAACAGCTTGGTATGCGGCTCTTGGGTGCGTGCGGTGACCCGCCAGTCGATGTTGCGTACGTCGTCACCGGCCTGGTAGACGCGCACCTGGTCGAAGTCCACGCCGCGCCCGCGCAGCTTGGAGTGGTGCAGGCCGACCAGCGGGCTGCGCTGGCCAGGCCGGGAGAACAACTGGATCTCGCGCACGCGGTGACGCATGTCGATCAGCTCGGCGAGGCCGATGCGGATGCCGGGTTCGGCCTGCTGAGCGGTGGGCATGGGCTCAGGCAACGGCGACGACGTCAAGGATGCGCTGGACCACGCGGTCCTGGTCGATCCCGGCCGCTTCGGCTTCAAAGGACAGGATGATGCGGTGGCGCAGCACGTCGAACAGCACGGCCTGGATATCCTCGGGGCTGACGAAGTCGCGCCCGGCCAGCCAGGCATGCGCCCGCGCACAACGATCCAGGGCGATGGAACCGCGCGGGCTGGCGCCGTAGGCGATCCAGTCGGCCAGCTCGGTATCGAACTTGGCCGGCGTGCGCGTAGCCATGACCAGTTGCACGAGGTATTCCTCCACCGCGTCGGCCATGTACAGGCCAAGGATTTCCTTGCGTGCAGCAAAGATGGCCTGCTGGCTGACACGCCGTTCAGGTTTGACTTCGCCACCCAGCGCTTCACCGCGGGCCTGGGCCAGAATGCGTCGCTCAACCGCCGCATCGGGGAAGCCGATCTTCACGTGCATCAGGAAACGGTCGAGCTGGGCCTCCGGCAGGGGGTAGGTTCCTTCCTGCTCGATCGGGTTTTGCGTGGCCATGACCAGAAACAGCGGCGACAGGTCATAGGTACTGCGCCCGACACTGACCTGGCGTTCGGCCATTGCCTCGAGCAACGCCGACTGCACCTTGGCCGGTGCCCGGTTGATTTCGTCGGCCAGCACCAGGTTGTGGAAGATCGGCCCCTGCTGGAACACGAAGCTGCCGGTTTCCGGGCGGTAGATTTCTGTGCCGGTAATGTCGGCCGGGAGCAGATCAGGGGTGAACTGGATGCGATGGAACTGCGCTTCGACACCTTCGGCCAGCTCTTTGATGGCCTTGGTCTTGGCCAGGCCCGGGGCGCCCTCGACCAGCATGTGGCCGTCGGCCAGCAGCACGATCAACAGCCGCTCGACCAGTTTTTCCTGGCCTAGGATCTGGGAGGAAAGAAAGGTGCGTAGCGCGATCAGCGCTTCACGGTGTTCCATCGGCGGCGGTTCCTGGGATTGGGCCAGGGCGGGCGCGGAGCGCGACGGACCTGGCAGGGGTGGATACTTTAATCTATCCGGGGGGTGGCGACCAATTACGGCCCGGTTTTTTATGCGCATTGAAGCGGTGGAATATCCGCGTGCGTTTCAGGTGTTCTCCGATTCCCGGTGGCGGTGATCTGTCGCTTGCTTGTGCTCTTCGAATCATGAAGGAGCATGATGATGAGCAAGCAGTACGGTATACCTGCCCCGGTCACCCTGCGGGTGGGCGTTTTTTTCGATGGCACCGGCAACAATCAGGGCAACGCTGCACCCTTGGCTTCCACCGGCCGCGGTTGCGCAGGGGGTAGTTACGCCAATGCCCGCAGTAACATTGCCCTGCTGCACGCGCTTTATCCCTCCGGGCCTGTGCTAGGTCAGGTCCATTTCAGCGTTTATGTGCAAGGTATCGGTACAACTCACGGTGCGCCTGACTCGTCCTTCGCCCAGGCGACGGGGCGTGGAAGCGCGGGGGTGGCGGCCCGGGTAGATCAGGCGTTGGTGGAGGTTGGCAGGCAGCTGCGCGATTATCGGGCTGAGCATCCGCAGGTTGTACCCAAGTGCATCGAATTCGACCTGTTCGGTTTCAGTCGCGGTGCTGCGGCGGCCAGGCATCTGGCCAATCGGCTGGGCAAGGATGAGGCGGGCTTGCCGGCTGAGCTGCACGGGGACCGGGCGATCAACTTCATTGGTCTGTTCGATACGGTGGCGGCAATCGTTGCACCTTTGCAAGGCAGCTTCGACCCTGCCAGCGATCAATACGGCGGTTTGCGTCTCGGGCTGGACACGCTCGTCGCACGGCAGGTGGTGCAACTGGTGGCAGGTGATGAGCAGCGCCACAACTTCCCGCTGGTGCGCAGCGACAACGACATAGTCGTGCCGGGTGTGCACTCGAATATCGGTGGCGGTTATCGGGAGCACATGCGTGAGCAGGTTCTTTTGTGCAAACCGCAGTCGAGCCGGGTCGCGCGGACGACGCCGGCTGAATGCACAAGCGCCCATGCGGCGGTCAATGCGCTGCTGACCTCAACTTTTGCAGGCCTGGTCGATCCGCGGCCAAGGCTGCTCAGCTGGGAGGTGCCGATCGAAGGCAGCCGAGCCAAGCGCGATGACCCGGAAAAGCAGGTGTATGCCGCTGTGTACCGAGAACGTGAAGTCAATGGCCATCTGTCACGTGTCTACCTCAGCATCATGCGTGAACTGGCCGTGCGCGGTGGCGTACCGTTCGCCCCTCTGGGCAGTGACGATGCGCATCACCTACCGGCAGAGTTGCTGCCTGTCAGCCGCAAACTGCATGAATTTGCCCTCGGGCAATGTGCGCAACCGCGCCTGACGACCCAGGAACGAGCGTTGCTGCAGGCAAAGTATGTACACACATCGGCGCACTGGAACGCCGTGAAAGGGCTGGATAACAGTGCGCTGGATTCGTTTTACATCGACCGGCCGGGCAAGGCGGGCAGGGTGCTGCACAAGAACCCGGTTGGCTGATGCGGGTGCCGGCCTGCCCACCATTATCGATGTGCAGGCCGGCCCGGGTCAGTTTTTCGAACTGGAGTGCTTGCGGCCTTGGTCACACAAGGCAAACACCACCACCAGCACACCGGAAACCGCCAGGATCAAAGCCACGCCGTCGGTGGAGTGGGTCGCCGAGTTCGCCACCAAGGCAAGGCCGCCCAGGGGCGCCAGGCCGCCGGCCACTGCAGTGCCAATCTCGCGCCCGGTGCCGAAACCGGAAGAGCGCGTCTGGGTCGGGAACTGCCGGCTAAGGAACGAGCCCTGGGGGGCGAACATCATTGGCGCGAGGAGGCCGGTGCCGATGGCAATGGCCACATAGATCAGTGTTGGCTCACCGCTGCTCAGCAACTGCAAGAATGGATAAGCAAACAGCGCCGACAGCACGCCGCCGAGCATCAACACGGTCTTGCTGCTCCAGCGGTCGCACAGCCAGCCGAAGAACGGTACGGCAAAGATCGCCACCAGGCTGGCGATGGTCACCGACAGGGAGGTGACATGTGCCTCGACACCTTTGAACTGAGTCAGGTATGCCAGCGAGAACGTCTTGAATATGTAGCTCAGAGCGTTGTAGCCGATGGCCACGAAAAACACCACGGCCAAGCCTTTGAGATCGTTCCTGAACAGCAGTTTCAGCGGTGACTCCTGCGGTTTGGCATCGGCCTTGTCGAGTTCTTTGAAGTCCGGTGTCTCAGGAATGCTCTTACGCACCCAAAGGCCGATCGCCACCAGGGCGATGCTGGCGATGAACGGAATGCGCCAGCCACCGGCGAGGAGAAACTCGTTGCCGTTCATGGTCAGCAGGTAAACGGTCAGCGACGACAGCAGCAAGCCCAGGTTGAGCCCCAGTGCTGGCCAAGCGCCCTGGCTGCCGCGCTTGCCTTCGCTGGCATGTTCGTAGGAGGTGACGGCCGCCCCGGACAGCTCTGCACCGGCGCCCAGGCCCTGGATGATGCGGATCACTACCAGCAGAATCGGTGCCCAGATACCGATCGAGGCGTAGCTGGGGATCAGACCGATCAGCGCGGTGCACACACCCATCATGCAGAACGTGATAACCAGTACATGCTTGCGGCCGAAGCGGTCGCCCAGGTAGCCAAACAGAACCCCGCCGAATGGGCGCGCGACAAAACCGATGGCAAACGTGGAGAACGCCAGCAGTGAAGCCACTGCCGGGTTGCTGGCATCGAAGAAAATCTTCGAGAACACGATCGCCGCCATGGTCGCGTAGAGGTAGAAGTCATACCACTCCAGCATCGAACCGAAGATGGTTGCCGCCGCCACCTTGCGCAGGCGCTTGCGTTTCTGTGCTGGTGTCTCGCTCGCGGCCGGGGCCGCCTCGTGTACCGACATCTGATGTTCCTTATTGTCTTTGTAGTTGGGGTGTGCAGCAGGGTTCAGCTGGCCTTGAGGATCTTTTCAGCGATCATCTGGCCGATGGGGATCGCCGAGGTGGCAGCCGGTGACGGTGCATTGCAGACATGCACCATGCGCGGGGTCTCGGCGAACAGAAAATCGTGGACCAAGGTGCCGTCGCGCATCACGGCCTGGGCACGGATGCCTGCCTCGAAGGGCAGCAGGTCGCCGGCCTGCAGCGACGGGCAGTACTTGCGGCACTGCTCCAGGTAGCCGTGCTTGAACAGCGAGTTCTTCATCTCGGTGGTGCCGGAGCCGAGGTTGTTCCAGATCGTTTTCCAGAACCCAGGGAAGCGCACGTACTCGGCCACATCGCGCCAGTTCACCGCGAACTTGCTGTAGTTTTCCCGGCCAAAACCCAGCACGGCGTTGGGGCCGACGGTGACACTGCCGTCGATCATGCGCGTCAGGTGTACACCGAGGAACGGTAGCTGTGGGTCAGGAATCGGGTAGATAAGGTGGTTGACGATCTGGTTCTTGCTGGCTGGCAGGCGATAGTACTCACCGCGGAATGGGATTATCTGGTGGTCGATCTTTACCCCGGCCAGGCGCGCCAGGCGGTCGGATTGCAGGCCGGCGCAGGCGACCAGCTGGCGGGCATGCCAGGTCTGGCTGTGATCGCACACTTCGACATGATCGCCAAACTCGCGGATGGCCTGCACGGTGGTGGCCAGGCGCACTTCGCCGCCGGCCTGCTCGATGACCTTGGCCATGGCATCGCACACCTGCTTGTAGTCGACGATGCCGGTGGCATCGACGAACAGCGCACCAAGGCCTGCGATATTGGGTTCGCGGCGCCTGAGTTCACTGGCGTCCAACCGCTCGACCTTCAGCCCGTTGAGCTGTGAACGCTCGTACAGCGCCTGCATGCGCTGCATTTCCAGCGGGTTGGACGCCACCAGCAGTTTGCCGCAGACATCGAAGGCAATGCCGTGCTCGCGGCAAAAATCCTTGGTCGCCAGGGCTCCACGCTTGCACAACTCGGCCTTGAGGCTACCCGGGGCATAGTAAATGCCCGCATGGATCACCCCACTGTTGTGGCCCGTCTGGTGGCGGCCGAGGCTGGACTCCTTTTCCAGTATCAGCAA from Pseudomonas putida includes the following:
- a CDS encoding vWA domain-containing protein, which translates into the protein MFELAWPWIFLLLPLPWLARLLLPAADSGEPVLKVGFLHELEGLAGRRARLNLPTLRQQAPFALIWLLLLLAAARPQWLGDPVPVAASGRDLLVAVDVSGSMDFPDMQWKDEEVSRLDLVKALLGDFLQDREGDRVGLILFGSQAYLQAPLTFDRRTVRTFLDEAQIGIAGKNTAIGDAIGLAVKRLRQRPAQSRVLVLITDGANNGGRIHPLTAARLAAQEDVRIYTIGIGANPEASGTPGLLGLNPSLDLDEASLKEIADLTHGAYFRAHDGAELDAIGDTLDQLEPVAQQPTQARTATALYAWPLALALLLSVLLVVAVQWPDNLLQRALRRPRFLQPHPQWRERLKRLRLRRRR
- a CDS encoding DUF4381 domain-containing protein, yielding MNPLDQLQPLIPPSAIGLWPPAPGWWLLLVVLPLLGWGLWRLRRWRPGKRRVVRAEQPLDPVRLEALAELALLPRPYDGAPAGAWLQQINALLKRLCRNHYPGANSHTLNGRQWLAFLDNRCPAAGLTRWMVLVEGAYKPECKLDDKAIAGLSQAVETWIRKHV
- a CDS encoding DUF58 domain-containing protein yields the protein MPTAQQAEPGIRIGLAELIDMRHRVREIQLFSRPGQRSPLVGLHHSKLRGRGVDFDQVRVYQAGDDVRNIDWRVTARTQEPHTKLFHEERERPIFILVEQSQRLFFGSGLMFKSVLAAQAAALFGWAALGHNDRIGGLVFGDDEHHEIKPRRSKQSLLQLLNRLAKVNQALHTEATPHADSLGLALRRAREVLRPGSLAIVICDERSLSAQAEQHLAMLSRHCDLLLMPVSDPLDHALPAAGLLRFSQRGAHLELDTLDTNLRQAYRQQAEARIERWELMAQKLRVLLMPLSTQSEMIEQLREYLNAQRPRSGS
- a CDS encoding AAA family ATPase; translation: MEHREALIALRTFLSSQILGQEKLVERLLIVLLADGHMLVEGAPGLAKTKAIKELAEGVEAQFHRIQFTPDLLPADITGTEIYRPETGSFVFQQGPIFHNLVLADEINRAPAKVQSALLEAMAERQVSVGRSTYDLSPLFLVMATQNPIEQEGTYPLPEAQLDRFLMHVKIGFPDAAVERRILAQARGEALGGEVKPERRVSQQAIFAARKEILGLYMADAVEEYLVQLVMATRTPAKFDTELADWIAYGASPRGSIALDRCARAHAWLAGRDFVSPEDIQAVLFDVLRHRIILSFEAEAAGIDQDRVVQRILDVVAVA
- a CDS encoding T6SS phospholipase effector Tle1-like catalytic domain-containing protein, which translates into the protein MMSKQYGIPAPVTLRVGVFFDGTGNNQGNAAPLASTGRGCAGGSYANARSNIALLHALYPSGPVLGQVHFSVYVQGIGTTHGAPDSSFAQATGRGSAGVAARVDQALVEVGRQLRDYRAEHPQVVPKCIEFDLFGFSRGAAAARHLANRLGKDEAGLPAELHGDRAINFIGLFDTVAAIVAPLQGSFDPASDQYGGLRLGLDTLVARQVVQLVAGDEQRHNFPLVRSDNDIVVPGVHSNIGGGYREHMREQVLLCKPQSSRVARTTPAECTSAHAAVNALLTSTFAGLVDPRPRLLSWEVPIEGSRAKRDDPEKQVYAAVYREREVNGHLSRVYLSIMRELAVRGGVPFAPLGSDDAHHLPAELLPVSRKLHEFALGQCAQPRLTTQERALLQAKYVHTSAHWNAVKGLDNSALDSFYIDRPGKAGRVLHKNPVG
- a CDS encoding MFS transporter; the protein is MSVHEAAPAASETPAQKRKRLRKVAAATIFGSMLEWYDFYLYATMAAIVFSKIFFDASNPAVASLLAFSTFAIGFVARPFGGVLFGYLGDRFGRKHVLVITFCMMGVCTALIGLIPSYASIGIWAPILLVVIRIIQGLGAGAELSGAAVTSYEHASEGKRGSQGAWPALGLNLGLLLSSLTVYLLTMNGNEFLLAGGWRIPFIASIALVAIGLWVRKSIPETPDFKELDKADAKPQESPLKLLFRNDLKGLAVVFFVAIGYNALSYIFKTFSLAYLTQFKGVEAHVTSLSVTIASLVAIFAVPFFGWLCDRWSSKTVLMLGGVLSALFAYPFLQLLSSGEPTLIYVAIAIGTGLLAPMMFAPQGSFLSRQFPTQTRSSGFGTGREIGTAVAGGLAPLGGLALVANSATHSTDGVALILAVSGVLVVVFALCDQGRKHSSSKN
- the lhgO gene encoding L-2-hydroxyglutarate oxidase; this encodes MTYDYCIIGGGIVGLATAMALLQQRPGASLLILEKESSLGRHQTGHNSGVIHAGIYYAPGSLKAELCKRGALATKDFCREHGIAFDVCGKLLVASNPLEMQRMQALYERSQLNGLKVERLDASELRRREPNIAGLGALFVDATGIVDYKQVCDAMAKVIEQAGGEVRLATTVQAIREFGDHVEVCDHSQTWHARQLVACAGLQSDRLARLAGVKIDHQIIPFRGEYYRLPASKNQIVNHLIYPIPDPQLPFLGVHLTRMIDGSVTVGPNAVLGFGRENYSKFAVNWRDVAEYVRFPGFWKTIWNNLGSGTTEMKNSLFKHGYLEQCRKYCPSLQAGDLLPFEAGIRAQAVMRDGTLVHDFLFAETPRMVHVCNAPSPAATSAIPIGQMIAEKILKAS